One part of the Paraburkholderia flagellata genome encodes these proteins:
- the thpR gene encoding RNA 2',3'-cyclic phosphodiesterase, translating into MSEARETDRDTQQWRRCFIALAPTAASRDALAALDVPSNARRVPYAQLHLTVTFIGAMSFDQGDVLSRRLAEHAPLIPPAPVTHIECWPGRAHPRLMVAVLAMSDAFTALDWRVRSLMGDLGLPLDARAFRPHVTLARFARDAVGAPAASGGEALPPLCFESLVLYSSTLARQGARYEALASVALA; encoded by the coding sequence ATGTCCGAAGCCCGCGAGACCGATCGTGACACGCAGCAATGGCGGCGCTGCTTCATCGCGCTTGCGCCCACTGCGGCGTCGCGCGATGCGCTCGCCGCGCTGGACGTGCCGTCCAACGCACGGCGCGTACCCTACGCGCAACTCCATCTGACCGTGACGTTCATCGGCGCGATGTCGTTCGACCAGGGGGACGTGCTTTCGCGGCGGCTCGCGGAGCACGCGCCGCTCATCCCGCCCGCGCCGGTCACGCATATCGAATGCTGGCCGGGACGCGCGCATCCGCGTCTCATGGTGGCCGTGCTTGCGATGTCGGACGCATTCACGGCGCTCGACTGGCGCGTGCGCTCGCTAATGGGAGACTTGGGATTGCCGCTCGACGCGCGAGCGTTCCGCCCGCACGTGACGCTCGCGCGCTTCGCGCGCGACGCCGTGGGTGCGCCGGCAGCAAGTGGCGGCGAAGCGCTGCCGCCGTTGTGCTTCGAGTCGTTGGTGCTGTATTCGAGCACGCTCGCGCGGCAGGGCGCGCGCTACGAGGCGTTGGCGAGCGTTGCGCTCGCGTGA
- a CDS encoding glutamate synthase subunit beta: MGKATGFLEFERQHEAYEAPLTRVKHYKEFVAALSDADAKIQGARCMDCGIPFCNNGCPVNNIIPDFNDLVFRQDWKSAIDVLHSTNNFPEFTGRICPAPCEAACTLGINDDPVGIKSIEHAIIDKAWAEGWVAPHVAKHKTGKKVAVVGSGPAGLAAAQQLARAGHDVTVFEKNDRVGGLLRYGIPDFKLEKWLIDRRMRQMEAEGVTFRTNVFIGKGELPDYIGNTAKETISPDELKEQFDAVVIAGGSETPRDLPVPGRELEGIYYAMEFLPQQNKVNAGDKVPNQLLAKGKHVVVIGGGDTGSDCVGTSNRHGAKSVTQFELLPQPPEEENKPLVWPYWPIKLRTSSSHDEGCSRDWSIATKRLEGKNGKIEKLIAARVEWKDGKMVEVPGSEFEMKADLVLLAMGFTQPVSPVLEAFGVEKDARGNVRASTEGEKAYYTSVDKVFTAGDMRRGQSLVVWAIREGRQCARSVDAYLMGSSELPR; encoded by the coding sequence ATGGGTAAGGCAACCGGTTTTCTCGAGTTCGAGCGCCAGCATGAGGCGTACGAAGCACCGCTCACGCGCGTGAAGCACTACAAGGAATTCGTGGCGGCGCTCTCCGACGCCGACGCGAAGATCCAGGGCGCACGCTGCATGGACTGCGGCATCCCGTTCTGCAACAACGGCTGCCCGGTCAACAACATCATTCCGGACTTCAACGACCTCGTGTTCCGCCAGGACTGGAAGAGCGCGATCGACGTCCTGCATTCCACGAACAATTTCCCCGAGTTCACGGGCCGCATCTGCCCGGCGCCCTGCGAAGCGGCGTGCACGCTCGGCATCAACGACGATCCGGTCGGCATCAAGTCGATCGAGCACGCGATCATCGACAAGGCATGGGCCGAAGGCTGGGTCGCGCCGCACGTCGCGAAGCACAAGACGGGCAAGAAGGTTGCCGTGGTCGGTTCGGGTCCCGCAGGCCTCGCCGCCGCGCAGCAACTCGCGCGCGCAGGCCATGACGTGACGGTGTTCGAGAAGAATGATCGCGTCGGCGGCCTGCTGCGTTACGGCATCCCTGACTTCAAGCTGGAGAAGTGGCTGATCGACCGCCGCATGCGCCAAATGGAAGCCGAAGGCGTGACGTTCCGTACCAATGTTTTCATCGGCAAGGGCGAACTGCCTGACTACATCGGCAACACGGCGAAGGAAACGATCTCGCCGGACGAGCTGAAGGAACAGTTCGATGCCGTGGTGATCGCGGGCGGTTCGGAAACGCCGCGTGATCTGCCGGTGCCGGGCCGCGAACTCGAAGGCATCTACTACGCCATGGAGTTCCTGCCGCAGCAGAACAAGGTCAACGCCGGCGACAAGGTGCCGAACCAGTTGCTCGCCAAGGGCAAGCATGTGGTCGTGATCGGCGGCGGCGATACGGGTTCCGACTGCGTGGGCACCTCGAACCGTCACGGCGCGAAGAGCGTCACGCAGTTCGAACTGCTGCCGCAGCCGCCCGAGGAAGAGAACAAGCCGCTCGTGTGGCCGTACTGGCCGATCAAGCTGCGCACGTCGTCGTCGCACGACGAAGGCTGTTCGCGCGACTGGTCGATCGCGACCAAGCGCCTCGAAGGCAAGAACGGCAAGATCGAGAAGCTGATCGCCGCGCGCGTGGAGTGGAAGGACGGCAAGATGGTCGAAGTGCCGGGTTCGGAATTCGAAATGAAGGCCGATCTCGTGCTGCTCGCGATGGGCTTCACGCAGCCGGTTTCGCCGGTGCTCGAAGCATTCGGCGTCGAGAAGGATGCGCGCGGCAACGTGCGTGCCTCGACTGAAGGCGAAAAGGCGTACTACACGTCGGTCGACAAGGTCTTCACGGCTGGCGATATGCGCCGCGGCCAGTCGCTCGTGGTGTGGGCGATCCGTGAGGGCCGCCAGTGTGCACGTTCCGTCGATGCGTACCTGATGGGCAGCTCGGAGTTGCCGCGCTAA
- a CDS encoding glutamate synthase-related protein — protein MNDHQQRAAVPAAQGLYDPQNEHDACGVGFVAHIKGKKSHEIIQQGLKILENLDHRGAVGADPLMGDGAGILIQIPDAFYREEMAKQGVTLPPFGEYGVGMIFLPKEHASRLACEQELERTVRAEGQVVLGWRDVPVDHAMPISPTVKASEPLIRQIFIGRGKDVMVTDALERKLYIIRKTASHRIQALKLKHGKEYFVPSCSARTVVYKGLLLAGQVGVYYRDLQDERVVSALALVHQRFSTNTFPAWELAHPYRMIAHNGEINTVKGNVNWLNARTGAIASHMLGDDLPKLWPLIYPGQSDTASFDNCLELLVMAGYPLVHAMMMMIPEAWEQHTLMDENRRAFYEYHAAMMEPWDGPAAIAFTDGRQIGATLDRNGLRPARYIVTDDDLVIMASEAGTLPIPESKIVKKWRLQPGKMFLIDMEHGRIIDDKELKDNLANAKPYKSWIDAVRIKLDEIEPKAEDVATARAEAAALLDRQQAFGYTQEDLKFLMAPMAMSGEEAVGSMGNDSPLAVMSNKNKTLYNYFKQLFAQVTNPPIDPIRENMVMSLVSFIGPKPNLLDTNNINPPMRLEVSQPVLDFKDIAKIRAIEQYTGGKFSSYELNICYPVAWGKEGIEARLASLCAEAVDAVKSGYNILIVSDRRADRDNVAIPALLATSAIHSHLVQHGLRTSTGLVVETGSARETHHFALLAGFGAEAVHPYLAMETLAQMATGLKGDLSADKAVYNFTKAVGKGLLKVMSKMGISTYMSYTGAQIFEAVGLADDLIAKYFKGTASKVGGIGLFEVAEEAIHLHRDAFGDNPVLANMLDAGGEYAYRVRGEDHMWTPDAIAKLQHSARSNSYQTYKEYAHLINDQTKRHMTFRGLFEFRIDPARAISIDDVEPAKEIVKRFATGAMSLGSISTEAHATLAVAMNRIGGKSNTGEGGEDEKRYRNELRGIPIKNGDTMRSIIGEEVVKDIPLKDGDSLRSKIKQVASGRFGVSAEYLSSADQIQIKMAQGAKPGEGGQLPGHKVSEYIGKLRYSVPGVGLISPPPHHDIYSIEDLAQLIHDLKNVNPVSSISVKLVSEVGVGTVAAGVAKAKADHVVIAGHDGGTGASPLSSLKHAGTPWELGLAETQQTLVLNQLRGRIRVQADGQMKTGRDVVIGALLGADEFGFATAPLVVQGCIMMRKCHLNTCPVGVATQDPVLRAKFSGQPEHVVNFFFFIAEEVREIMANLGIRKFDDLVGRADLLDTRKGVEHWKAKGLDFSRVFYQPQVGAEVARMHVESQDHGLDRALDHTLLEKAKAAIETGEHVSFIQPVRNVNRTVGAMLSGVVAKKYGHDGLPEDTIHIQLKGTAGQSFGAFLARGITLDLVGDGNDYVGKGLSGGRIIIRPTNDFRGKSEENIICGNTVMYGALEGEAFLRGVAGERFAVRNSGATAVVEGTGDHGCEYMTGGTVVVLGETGRNFAAGMSGGIAYVYDPDGTFAGKCNKSMVALEPVLQQAEQERTVDRALWHTGQTDEALLKGLVERHFQFTGSPRAKALLENWDAARRQFVKVFPTEYKRALGELGAKKANQEELAA, from the coding sequence ATGAACGATCACCAGCAGCGCGCCGCGGTGCCCGCCGCGCAAGGTCTCTATGACCCGCAAAACGAACACGACGCCTGTGGCGTCGGTTTCGTCGCCCATATCAAGGGCAAGAAGAGCCACGAAATCATTCAGCAAGGCCTGAAGATTCTCGAAAACCTCGACCACCGGGGCGCCGTGGGCGCCGATCCGCTGATGGGCGACGGCGCGGGCATCCTGATCCAGATTCCGGACGCGTTCTACCGCGAAGAGATGGCCAAGCAAGGCGTGACGCTGCCGCCGTTTGGCGAGTACGGCGTCGGCATGATCTTCCTGCCGAAGGAACACGCCTCGCGTCTCGCATGCGAGCAGGAACTCGAGCGCACGGTGCGCGCCGAAGGCCAGGTCGTGCTGGGCTGGCGCGACGTGCCGGTCGACCACGCCATGCCGATTTCGCCCACGGTGAAGGCGAGCGAGCCGCTGATCCGCCAGATCTTCATCGGCCGCGGCAAGGACGTGATGGTCACGGACGCGCTCGAGCGCAAGCTGTACATCATCCGCAAGACCGCGAGCCACCGCATCCAGGCGCTCAAGCTCAAGCACGGCAAGGAGTACTTCGTGCCGTCGTGCTCGGCGCGCACGGTCGTCTACAAGGGTCTGCTGCTGGCGGGTCAGGTCGGCGTGTACTACCGCGACCTGCAAGATGAGCGCGTGGTTTCGGCACTGGCGCTCGTGCACCAGCGCTTCTCCACGAACACGTTCCCGGCGTGGGAACTGGCTCACCCGTACCGCATGATCGCCCACAACGGTGAAATCAACACCGTGAAGGGCAACGTGAACTGGCTGAACGCCCGTACCGGCGCGATCGCCTCGCACATGCTCGGCGACGACCTGCCCAAGCTCTGGCCGCTGATCTATCCGGGCCAGTCTGACACCGCTTCGTTCGACAACTGCCTCGAACTGCTGGTGATGGCAGGCTACCCGCTCGTCCACGCGATGATGATGATGATCCCGGAAGCCTGGGAACAGCACACGCTGATGGACGAGAACCGCCGCGCGTTCTACGAATACCACGCCGCGATGATGGAGCCGTGGGACGGCCCCGCTGCGATCGCGTTCACCGACGGACGCCAGATCGGCGCGACGCTCGACCGTAACGGTCTGCGTCCGGCGCGCTACATCGTCACCGACGACGACCTGGTCATCATGGCGTCGGAAGCTGGCACGCTGCCTATTCCCGAGTCGAAGATCGTCAAGAAGTGGCGTCTGCAGCCGGGCAAGATGTTCCTGATCGACATGGAACACGGCCGCATCATCGACGACAAGGAACTCAAGGACAACCTCGCCAACGCCAAGCCGTACAAGAGCTGGATCGACGCCGTGCGCATCAAGCTCGACGAGATCGAGCCGAAGGCGGAAGACGTTGCGACCGCGCGCGCCGAAGCCGCCGCGCTGCTCGACCGTCAGCAGGCGTTCGGCTACACGCAGGAAGACCTGAAGTTCCTGATGGCGCCGATGGCGATGTCGGGTGAAGAGGCTGTCGGTTCGATGGGCAACGACTCGCCGCTGGCGGTCATGTCCAACAAGAACAAGACGCTCTACAACTACTTCAAGCAGCTGTTCGCGCAGGTCACGAACCCGCCGATCGACCCGATCCGCGAGAACATGGTGATGTCGCTCGTGTCGTTCATCGGCCCGAAGCCGAACCTGCTCGACACCAACAACATCAACCCGCCGATGCGTCTCGAAGTGTCGCAGCCGGTGCTCGACTTCAAGGACATCGCGAAGATCCGCGCGATCGAGCAGTACACGGGCGGCAAGTTCAGCAGCTACGAGCTGAACATCTGCTATCCGGTGGCCTGGGGCAAGGAAGGCATCGAAGCGCGTCTGGCGTCGCTGTGCGCGGAAGCCGTCGATGCGGTCAAGTCGGGCTACAACATCCTGATCGTGTCGGACCGCCGCGCGGACCGCGACAACGTCGCGATCCCGGCGCTGCTCGCCACCTCGGCGATCCACTCGCACCTCGTGCAGCACGGTCTGCGCACGAGCACGGGCCTCGTCGTCGAAACGGGTTCGGCCCGTGAAACGCACCACTTCGCGCTGCTCGCCGGTTTCGGCGCGGAAGCCGTGCACCCGTACCTCGCGATGGAAACGCTCGCGCAAATGGCGACGGGCCTCAAGGGCGATTTGTCGGCGGACAAGGCCGTCTACAACTTCACCAAGGCGGTGGGCAAGGGCCTGCTCAAGGTGATGTCGAAGATGGGCATCTCCACGTACATGTCGTATACGGGCGCGCAGATTTTCGAAGCGGTCGGTCTGGCTGACGATCTCATCGCCAAGTACTTCAAGGGCACGGCCTCGAAGGTCGGCGGCATTGGCCTCTTCGAAGTGGCGGAAGAAGCGATCCATCTGCACCGCGATGCGTTCGGCGACAACCCGGTTCTCGCCAACATGCTAGACGCAGGCGGCGAGTACGCGTACCGCGTGCGCGGCGAAGACCACATGTGGACGCCCGACGCGATTGCCAAGCTCCAGCACTCGGCGCGCAGCAACTCGTACCAGACGTACAAGGAATACGCGCACCTGATCAACGATCAGACGAAGCGCCACATGACCTTCCGCGGTCTGTTCGAATTCCGCATCGACCCGGCGCGCGCGATCTCGATCGACGACGTCGAGCCGGCCAAGGAAATCGTCAAGCGCTTCGCGACTGGCGCGATGTCGCTCGGCTCGATTTCGACCGAAGCACACGCCACGCTGGCGGTTGCGATGAACCGTATCGGCGGCAAGTCGAACACGGGTGAGGGCGGCGAAGACGAGAAGCGTTATCGCAACGAGCTCCGCGGCATTCCGATCAAGAACGGCGACACGATGCGTTCGATCATCGGCGAAGAAGTCGTCAAGGACATCCCGCTGAAGGACGGCGACTCGCTGCGTTCGAAGATCAAGCAGGTCGCGTCGGGCCGCTTCGGCGTGTCGGCGGAGTACCTGTCGTCGGCGGACCAGATCCAGATCAAGATGGCGCAGGGCGCGAAGCCGGGCGAAGGCGGTCAGCTGCCGGGCCACAAGGTTTCGGAGTACATCGGCAAACTGCGTTACTCGGTGCCTGGCGTGGGCCTCATTTCGCCGCCGCCGCACCACGACATCTACTCGATCGAAGACCTGGCGCAGCTCATTCACGATCTGAAGAACGTGAACCCGGTTTCGTCGATTTCGGTGAAGCTGGTCTCGGAAGTGGGCGTGGGCACGGTGGCAGCCGGTGTGGCGAAGGCCAAGGCCGACCACGTCGTGATCGCTGGTCACGACGGCGGCACGGGCGCGTCGCCGCTCTCGTCGCTCAAGCACGCTGGCACGCCGTGGGAACTGGGTCTCGCCGAAACGCAGCAAACGCTGGTGCTGAACCAGCTGCGCGGCCGTATTCGCGTGCAGGCCGACGGTCAGATGAAGACGGGCCGCGACGTGGTGATCGGCGCGCTGCTCGGCGCGGACGAATTCGGCTTCGCGACGGCGCCGCTCGTCGTCCAGGGCTGCATCATGATGCGCAAGTGCCACCTGAACACCTGCCCGGTCGGCGTCGCCACGCAAGATCCGGTGCTGCGCGCGAAGTTCTCGGGCCAGCCCGAGCACGTCGTCAACTTCTTCTTCTTCATCGCTGAAGAAGTGCGCGAAATCATGGCGAATCTGGGCATCCGCAAGTTCGACGACCTGGTCGGCCGCGCGGACCTGCTCGACACGCGCAAGGGTGTGGAGCACTGGAAGGCGAAGGGTCTCGACTTCTCGCGCGTGTTCTACCAGCCGCAAGTCGGCGCCGAAGTCGCGCGCATGCATGTGGAGTCGCAGGACCACGGTCTCGACCGCGCGCTCGATCACACGCTGCTCGAGAAGGCGAAGGCCGCGATCGAAACGGGTGAGCACGTCTCGTTCATCCAGCCGGTGCGTAACGTGAACCGCACGGTCGGCGCGATGCTTTCGGGCGTCGTCGCGAAGAAGTACGGCCACGATGGTCTGCCGGAAGACACGATCCACATTCAGTTGAAGGGCACGGCGGGTCAGAGCTTCGGCGCGTTCCTCGCACGTGGCATCACGCTGGACCTCGTGGGCGACGGCAACGACTACGTCGGCAAGGGCCTCTCGGGCGGGCGCATCATCATCCGTCCGACCAACGACTTCCGCGGCAAGTCCGAAGAAAACATCATCTGCGGCAACACGGTGATGTACGGCGCGCTCGAAGGCGAAGCCTTCCTGCGCGGCGTAGCGGGCGAGCGTTTCGCGGTGCGTAACTCTGGCGCGACGGCGGTTGTCGAAGGCACGGGCGACCACGGCTGCGAATACATGACGGGCGGCACGGTGGTCGTGCTTGGCGAAACGGGTCGTAACTTCGCGGCGGGCATGTCGGGCGGTATCGCCTACGTGTACGACCCGGACGGCACCTTCGCTGGCAAGTGCAACAAGTCGATGGTCGCGCTCGAACCGGTCCTGCAACAGGCCGAACAGGAGCGCACCGTGGATCGCGCACTGTGGCACACGGGCCAGACCGACGAAGCGCTGCTCAAGGGACTCGTCGAGCGTCACTTCCAGTTCACGGGCTCGCCGCGCGCGAAGGCGCTGCTCGAAAACTGGGATGCGGCGCGCCGCCAGTTCGTGAAGGTGTTCCCGACGGAATACAAGCGCGCACTGGGCGAACTCGGCGCGAAGAAGGCGAACCAGGAAGAACTGGCCGCCTGA
- a CDS encoding OmpW/AlkL family protein produces the protein MKLKQALAGVAALASFTAAHAQSANTFYVTTGWFRFMPQDSSDPLKIDSVGGTPVNMAIPNTGASIGTADTLGVSLGYFITDHLATEAELGIPPKFDISGGGSFSSFGKVGTAKLWSPALLFKYYFNSPEAKFRPYLGVGVTYAWFTDAKITNGAFEQGVLGGPTSVSTDRSWAPVFNLGFNYNFTKHWFAGFSLSYIPINVTATYNTTLNNQLGTQRVAESKIHLNPLVTYLKVGYNF, from the coding sequence ATGAAATTAAAACAGGCGCTGGCAGGGGTCGCCGCGCTCGCCAGTTTCACGGCAGCACACGCACAATCCGCAAACACGTTCTACGTCACGACCGGCTGGTTCCGCTTCATGCCGCAAGACAGCAGCGACCCGCTCAAGATCGACAGCGTAGGCGGCACGCCCGTCAACATGGCCATTCCGAACACGGGTGCCAGTATCGGTACGGCCGATACGCTCGGTGTCTCCCTCGGCTACTTCATTACCGATCACCTCGCCACCGAAGCCGAACTGGGCATTCCGCCGAAGTTCGATATTTCCGGCGGCGGCAGCTTCAGCAGCTTCGGCAAGGTCGGCACGGCGAAGCTGTGGAGCCCGGCGCTGCTGTTCAAGTACTACTTCAACAGCCCTGAAGCAAAATTCCGTCCTTACCTCGGCGTTGGCGTCACGTACGCCTGGTTCACCGACGCGAAGATTACCAACGGCGCCTTCGAACAGGGCGTGCTTGGGGGTCCGACCAGTGTTTCGACGGATCGTTCCTGGGCCCCCGTATTTAACCTGGGCTTCAACTACAACTTCACGAAGCACTGGTTCGCCGGTTTCTCGCTCTCGTACATTCCGATCAACGTGACCGCCACATACAACACGACGCTGAACAACCAGCTCGGCACCCAGCGAGTCGCGGAATCGAAGATTCACCTGAACCCGCTCGTGACGTACCTGAAGGTCGGCTACAACTTCTAA
- a CDS encoding DUF883 family protein, translating into MSAFPNTREALGDSWTRTSRHARRIARRGRSAAADITDELRDLLAELENTLGEGTQADAAALRADIRKRLDAARERLEVARAAAREHTDAAIAGADDYVHRNPWQALAIVGGVALVVGALLARAR; encoded by the coding sequence ATGAGCGCCTTTCCGAACACGCGAGAAGCCCTCGGAGATTCCTGGACGCGCACTAGCCGCCACGCGCGGCGCATCGCGCGCCGCGGCCGCAGTGCCGCCGCCGACATCACCGACGAGTTGCGTGATCTGCTCGCCGAGCTGGAAAACACGCTGGGCGAAGGAACCCAGGCCGATGCCGCCGCGCTGCGCGCCGACATTCGCAAACGTCTCGACGCCGCTCGCGAGCGGCTCGAAGTGGCGCGCGCCGCCGCGCGCGAACATACCGACGCAGCCATTGCCGGCGCGGACGACTACGTGCACCGTAACCCGTGGCAGGCCCTGGCGATCGTCGGCGGCGTGGCGCTGGTGGTGGGCGCGCTGCTCGCGCGCGCCCGCTGA
- the ugpQ gene encoding glycerophosphodiester phosphodiesterase, giving the protein MKSWPYPRVAAHRGGGMLAPENTLAGLRTGASLGHKLVEFDAKLSVDNVAFLLHDDTVDRTSNGHGAAAAMRYAELAALDAGSWRAARFAGEPMPTLAQVAACCRELGLAVNVEIKPCTGRDVETGRIVGAETARLWMQAEKEAQAGMPPLLSSFSYAALEAARESAPDLPRGLLFERVPADWREQTAALDCASLHASHRHLDEALVERIKSAGFFILAYTVNDLDRARQLVSWGVDTVCTDRIDLIGPRALDA; this is encoded by the coding sequence ATCAAGTCCTGGCCGTATCCACGCGTTGCCGCGCACCGAGGGGGCGGCATGCTCGCGCCCGAAAACACGCTGGCGGGTCTGCGTACCGGCGCGAGCCTCGGCCATAAGCTGGTCGAGTTCGACGCCAAGCTGTCTGTGGACAACGTCGCTTTCCTGCTGCACGACGACACGGTCGACCGCACGTCGAACGGTCACGGCGCGGCGGCGGCCATGCGCTATGCGGAGCTTGCCGCGCTGGACGCGGGCAGCTGGCGGGCCGCGCGTTTTGCCGGCGAGCCGATGCCAACGCTCGCGCAAGTTGCCGCGTGTTGTCGTGAGCTGGGTCTCGCGGTGAACGTGGAGATCAAGCCCTGCACGGGCCGTGACGTGGAGACAGGGCGCATCGTCGGCGCTGAAACGGCGCGTCTATGGATGCAAGCGGAGAAAGAGGCGCAGGCGGGCATGCCGCCTTTGCTTTCGTCGTTCTCCTATGCGGCACTCGAAGCGGCGCGCGAGAGTGCGCCGGACCTGCCGCGCGGCCTGCTGTTCGAGCGCGTGCCCGCAGACTGGCGCGAGCAGACCGCGGCGCTCGACTGCGCGTCGCTCCACGCGAGCCATCGCCATCTGGACGAGGCGCTCGTCGAGCGGATCAAGTCGGCGGGGTTTTTCATCCTCGCCTATACGGTGAACGACCTCGACCGCGCGCGCCAGCTCGTGAGCTGGGGCGTCGATACGGTCTGCACGGACCGCATCGACCTGATCGGGCCGCGCGCGCTCGACGCCTGA
- the aroB gene encoding 3-dehydroquinate synthase gives MITVNVELGDRAYPIHIGSGLIGQTALFAPHIAGKSVTIVTNTVVDPLYGETLRAALAPLGKDVNTVVLPDGEAHKNWETLNEIFDALLTSRADRKTTLIALGGGVTGDMTGFAAACYMRGVPFIQVPTTLLSQVDSSVGGKTGINHPLGKNMIGAFYQPQAVIADIGALATLPERELAAGIAEVIKTGAIADAEFFDWIEANVEALNRCEPQALAHAVKRSCEIKASVVATDEREGGLRAILNFGHTFGHAIEAGLGYGEWLHGEAVGCGMVMAADLSVRMGMLDEASRARLVRVVEAAKLPVRAPALGADRYVELMQVDKKAEGGAIKFILLKRFGETHIGRAPDEAVQATLAAATQS, from the coding sequence ATGATTACCGTCAACGTCGAACTGGGCGACCGCGCCTACCCCATCCATATCGGCTCCGGCCTGATCGGCCAGACGGCGCTCTTCGCGCCCCATATCGCCGGCAAGTCGGTGACGATCGTGACGAACACCGTCGTCGATCCGCTCTACGGCGAGACGCTGCGCGCCGCGCTAGCGCCGCTCGGCAAAGACGTCAACACGGTGGTGCTGCCCGACGGCGAGGCGCACAAGAACTGGGAAACGCTCAACGAGATCTTCGACGCGCTGCTCACCTCGCGCGCCGACCGCAAGACCACGCTCATCGCGCTGGGCGGCGGCGTCACGGGCGACATGACGGGCTTCGCGGCCGCCTGCTACATGCGCGGCGTGCCGTTCATCCAGGTGCCGACCACATTGCTTTCGCAGGTCGACTCGTCGGTGGGCGGCAAAACCGGCATCAATCATCCGCTCGGCAAGAACATGATTGGCGCGTTCTACCAGCCGCAAGCCGTTATCGCCGATATCGGCGCGCTTGCCACGCTGCCGGAGCGCGAACTGGCAGCGGGCATCGCCGAAGTCATCAAGACCGGCGCGATCGCCGACGCTGAATTCTTCGACTGGATCGAAGCCAACGTCGAGGCGCTCAACCGCTGCGAGCCGCAAGCGCTCGCGCACGCGGTCAAGCGCTCGTGCGAGATCAAGGCCTCGGTCGTGGCCACCGACGAGCGCGAAGGCGGCCTGCGCGCCATCCTCAACTTCGGCCACACGTTCGGCCATGCGATCGAGGCCGGGCTCGGCTACGGCGAGTGGCTGCATGGCGAGGCGGTGGGCTGCGGCATGGTGATGGCGGCGGATCTCTCGGTGCGCATGGGCATGCTGGATGAAGCGTCGCGTGCGCGCCTCGTGCGCGTGGTCGAAGCCGCGAAGCTGCCGGTACGCGCGCCCGCGCTCGGCGCCGACCGCTACGTCGAGCTGATGCAGGTCGACAAGAAGGCCGAGGGCGGGGCGATCAAGTTCATCCTGCTCAAGCGTTTTGGCGAGACACACATCGGCCGCGCGCCCGACGAAGCCGTGCAGGCCACGCTCGCCGCCGCGACGCAGAGCTGA
- the aroK gene encoding shikimate kinase AroK yields the protein MQVRDANANVFFVGLMGAGKTTVGRAVARRLERPFFDSDHEIEARTGARIPVIFELEGEAGFRDREAQMIEELTGRENIVLATGGGAVLRPENREALKARGFVVYLRAHPHDLWLRTRRDKNRPLLQTEDPKARLEALYEVRDPLYREVADFVIETGRPSVNGLVNMVLMQLDMAGVARATARE from the coding sequence CTGCAAGTGCGGGACGCAAACGCCAATGTATTTTTCGTAGGGCTCATGGGCGCCGGCAAGACGACCGTGGGCCGGGCGGTCGCGCGCCGGTTGGAGCGTCCGTTCTTCGACTCCGATCACGAGATCGAGGCGCGCACGGGCGCGCGCATCCCGGTGATCTTCGAGCTCGAAGGCGAAGCGGGCTTTCGCGACCGCGAAGCCCAGATGATCGAAGAGCTGACGGGCCGCGAAAACATCGTCCTCGCCACAGGCGGCGGCGCAGTGCTGCGGCCCGAGAATCGCGAGGCGCTCAAGGCGCGCGGCTTCGTCGTGTATTTGCGCGCGCATCCGCACGATCTGTGGCTGCGCACGCGGCGTGACAAGAACCGCCCGCTTCTGCAAACCGAAGACCCCAAGGCGCGGCTCGAAGCGCTTTACGAAGTGCGCGACCCGCTTTATCGCGAAGTCGCGGACTTCGTGATCGAAACCGGCCGGCCCTCCGTCAACGGACTCGTCAACATGGTGCTGATGCAGCTCGACATGGCCGGCGTCGCGCGGGCCACGGCGCGCGAGTAG